Proteins from a single region of Pseudomonas quebecensis:
- a CDS encoding sensor domain-containing diguanylate cyclase — MDDRSGGNPQHQDFSHLNADMLHTILELVSDGIWDWNANTGFVYRSPGWYEMLGHPRNALENTLFTWENVIHPDDYAQVMTLFDDYINRRAPYYQAEYRCRRKDGSYLWIEDRGYVIARNDDGSVARMIGAHRDIQARKYSVVQLQQRNQSLEALVAERTQELSRVNQQLQLQLDENRALAERDALTLVANRYRLEKTLLRECERAQRFRRPLCLIAMDIDGFKPINDRYGHSVGDQTLVRVAQCLERCTRPGDLLARWGGDEFMMTLPDSTLVTATAQAEQIRRQVRAITAPADFVITLSLGVAERQLDESPAALMERADQALYRAKAAGKDGVST; from the coding sequence GTGGACGACAGGTCAGGCGGCAACCCCCAGCATCAGGATTTCTCACACCTCAACGCCGATATGCTGCACACCATTCTGGAACTGGTCAGCGACGGGATATGGGACTGGAATGCCAACACCGGGTTCGTCTACCGCAGCCCAGGCTGGTACGAAATGCTCGGTCACCCACGCAACGCCTTGGAAAATACGCTGTTCACGTGGGAAAACGTGATCCACCCGGATGATTACGCCCAGGTGATGACCCTGTTCGATGACTACATCAACCGCCGGGCTCCCTACTACCAGGCCGAATACCGCTGCCGTCGAAAAGATGGCAGCTACCTGTGGATCGAAGACCGCGGCTATGTCATCGCCCGTAACGACGACGGCTCGGTGGCACGGATGATCGGGGCGCATCGGGACATTCAGGCACGCAAGTATTCAGTCGTTCAACTGCAACAGCGCAACCAGTCTCTGGAAGCGCTGGTGGCCGAGCGCACGCAGGAGCTGTCGCGGGTCAATCAGCAACTGCAATTGCAGTTGGATGAAAACCGCGCCCTGGCCGAACGCGATGCCCTGACCCTGGTCGCCAACCGCTATCGCCTGGAAAAAACCCTGCTGCGCGAATGCGAGCGCGCCCAGCGTTTTCGCCGGCCGCTGTGCCTGATCGCAATGGACATCGACGGTTTCAAACCGATCAACGATCGCTATGGCCACAGCGTGGGCGACCAGACGCTGGTGCGCGTAGCGCAATGCCTGGAACGCTGCACCCGCCCCGGCGACCTGCTGGCTCGCTGGGGCGGCGATGAGTTCATGATGACCCTGCCCGACAGCACGCTGGTCACCGCCACGGCACAGGCCGAGCAGATCCGCCGCCAGGTGCGTGCGATCACGGCACCCGCCGACTTCGTCATCACCCTGAGCCTGGGCGTGGCCGAGCGTCAGCTGGATGAGTCGCCTGCGGCGCTGATGGAGCGTGCCGACCAGGCGTTGTATCGCGCCAAGGCTGCAGGGAAGGACGGGGTATCGACCTAA
- a CDS encoding alkaline phosphatase family protein, producing the protein MLPPDNLPAVLAGPLLRRLEPRRLVLWLAGSRMLDLSLTLQWADQVLHIPLDQGQCQVVPIGRHAFVHLIDVPLDQALPQDVVIDYDLLVDGLGIAHWASHLVYGEALSPNFILHSRLHQLVHGSCRKPHHHADDGLLCVDRLLADARAPDERPALLIMSGDQVYADDVAGPMLRAIHALTARLGLFDEYLDGAVVDDSASLYGHRASYYHRADLLPALDSNETLRERFFGGVKKPIFTSSSADNHLVTFAEVMAMYLLVWSPTPWGLIAPQPPQLSAHDLARYARERLQIERFCSGLPGVARVLAHLSTLMIFDDHDITDDWNLSAQWEETAYGHPFSKRIIGNALLAYLLCQGWGNHPDAFAGLLQQTRSLAAAVHDNHLDATAQDALLAQLFNFQQWHYVLPTTPALIVLDTRTRRWRSEFTLKQPSGLLDWEALSELQQALLDHPSAIIVSPAPIFGVKLIETVQKVFSWCGHPLLVDAENWMAHRGAAQVILNIFRHSRTPGNYVILSGDVHYSFVYSVLIRHRNAGPRIWQITSSGIKNEFPPRLLEWFDRLNRWLYSPRSPLNGFTRRRTMQVVPYIPEHAEAGERLWNSAGIGQVFFNEQGQPDAIFQHNANGKPRTRMVAPEQ; encoded by the coding sequence ATGCTGCCCCCCGATAACCTGCCCGCCGTGCTCGCCGGCCCTTTACTGCGTCGCCTGGAGCCTCGGCGGCTGGTGCTGTGGCTGGCAGGCAGCCGCATGCTGGACCTGAGCCTGACGCTGCAGTGGGCCGACCAGGTCCTGCACATCCCGCTGGATCAAGGCCAGTGTCAGGTCGTGCCCATAGGGCGCCACGCCTTCGTCCACCTGATCGATGTGCCGCTGGACCAGGCGTTACCCCAGGACGTGGTCATCGACTACGACTTGCTGGTTGACGGCCTCGGCATCGCCCACTGGGCATCGCACCTGGTGTATGGCGAGGCACTATCGCCGAATTTCATCCTGCACAGCCGCCTCCACCAATTGGTGCATGGCTCCTGCCGTAAACCCCATCATCACGCCGACGACGGTTTGCTCTGCGTCGATCGCCTGCTTGCCGATGCGCGCGCACCGGATGAACGCCCGGCCCTGCTCATAATGAGCGGCGATCAGGTGTACGCCGACGACGTGGCCGGGCCAATGCTGCGGGCGATCCATGCCCTGACTGCGCGGCTGGGGTTGTTCGACGAGTATTTGGACGGTGCGGTGGTGGACGACAGCGCCAGCCTCTACGGGCATCGCGCCAGCTACTATCACCGCGCGGACCTGCTGCCGGCACTGGACAGCAACGAGACCCTGCGCGAGCGCTTTTTCGGCGGGGTGAAAAAACCGATTTTCACCAGTAGCAGCGCCGACAACCATCTGGTGACTTTCGCCGAAGTCATGGCCATGTACCTGCTGGTGTGGTCGCCTACGCCCTGGGGCCTGATCGCTCCCCAACCGCCGCAGTTAAGTGCGCACGACCTGGCGCGCTATGCCCGCGAACGCCTGCAGATCGAGCGATTTTGCAGTGGCTTGCCTGGGGTTGCGCGGGTCCTCGCGCACTTGTCCACCTTGATGATCTTCGACGATCACGACATCACCGACGACTGGAACCTCAGTGCCCAGTGGGAAGAGACCGCCTACGGGCACCCGTTTTCCAAGCGCATCATCGGCAATGCGCTGCTCGCTTACCTGCTGTGCCAGGGCTGGGGCAACCACCCGGACGCCTTCGCCGGCCTGTTGCAGCAAACCCGGAGCCTCGCCGCTGCGGTGCACGACAACCACCTCGATGCCACCGCGCAGGATGCCTTGCTCGCGCAGTTGTTCAACTTCCAACAATGGCATTACGTACTGCCCACCACGCCCGCCCTGATTGTGCTCGACACCCGCACCCGGCGTTGGCGCAGCGAGTTCACCCTCAAACAACCCTCCGGCCTGCTGGATTGGGAAGCCTTGAGCGAGCTGCAACAGGCATTGCTGGACCATCCCTCGGCGATCATCGTCTCGCCCGCGCCGATCTTCGGTGTGAAGTTGATCGAGACGGTGCAGAAAGTCTTCAGTTGGTGCGGCCACCCCTTGCTGGTGGACGCGGAAAACTGGATGGCACATCGGGGTGCGGCCCAAGTGATCCTCAATATTTTCCGCCACTCGCGCACGCCGGGTAACTACGTGATTCTGTCGGGCGATGTGCACTATTCGTTCGTGTATTCGGTGTTGATCCGTCATCGCAACGCCGGCCCGCGCATCTGGCAGATCACCAGCAGCGGCATCAAGAATGAATTTCCACCGCGCCTGCTGGAATGGTTCGACCGTCTCAACCGCTGGCTATACTCACCCCGCTCGCCGCTCAACGGGTTCACTCGTCGGCGCACCATGCAGGTGGTGCCCTATATTCCGGAACATGCCGAGGCCGGCGAACGGTTATGGAATTCGGCGGGCATAGGGCAGGTATTTTTCAACGAACAGGGCCAACCGGACGCGATCTTTCAACACAACGCGAATGGTAAGCCTCGCACCAGGATGGTGGCGCCTGAGCAGTAG
- a CDS encoding ATP-binding protein — MKPDDFEELLANCADEPIRFPGAIQPHGVLLTLSEPDLKIIQASANVATLFNHAPETLLGQPLHSLLGAEHAQAVQAMAEHNTFVDAPPLHVTLNGAQFEGLLHRHQNVLVLEFEPRLKDFQPRALNGRTSDLGKMLRRLQSAKTLAALYDISVTEIQAMTGYDRVLIYRFEEEGHGQVIAEASAPSMELFNGLFFPASDIPEQARELYRTNWLRIIPNADYEPVPLVPKLRPDTGEPLDLSFATLRSVSPIHCQYMKNMGVLSSMSISLMKGDKLWGLISCGNRTPLLVPNELRTACQTIGQVLSLQISAMEALDLSHQREEKVEALARLDKAMKATDNNVFDGLAQQPQVLMDLTLAGGVAIIEDKQLHRYGNCPEPAQIRALHKWLQASGEPVFASHNLAAVYPPAAEFQQVASGVLAMALPKPVDNGVLWFRPEVKENINWSGDPKKPLDLENSDAGMRLRPRTSFEIWKVEMAGISTKWSHGDLFAANDLRRSALENDLARQVKREQQAVRARDDLVAVVSHDLRNPMTVISMLCGMMQKAFSSEGPHTSRRISTAIDTMQQAAGRMNVLLEDLLDTSKIEAGRYVVKPVALDVSQMFEEAYSLLAPLAMEKGIDLSFNAEPGLQINGDPERLFQVLSNLIGNAIKFTPRQGNIGISAMSNGEEIVFSVRDSGEGIAPEQLPYVFDRYWTQTENNPTGSGLGLYITQGIVQAHGGEIVAESEVGRGSEFRFTVPKVIGDSHT; from the coding sequence ATGAAACCCGACGATTTTGAAGAGCTGCTCGCCAACTGCGCTGACGAACCCATTCGTTTCCCAGGGGCGATCCAGCCTCATGGTGTGCTGCTGACCTTGTCTGAGCCGGACCTGAAGATCATCCAGGCCAGCGCCAACGTCGCCACGCTGTTCAACCACGCACCCGAAACGCTGTTGGGCCAGCCGCTGCACAGCCTGCTCGGCGCCGAGCATGCCCAGGCCGTGCAGGCCATGGCTGAACACAACACCTTTGTCGATGCGCCGCCGTTGCACGTCACGCTTAACGGCGCGCAATTCGAAGGCTTGCTGCACCGCCATCAAAACGTGCTGGTCCTGGAATTCGAACCGCGTCTCAAGGATTTCCAGCCACGCGCCCTGAACGGTCGCACCAGTGATTTGGGCAAGATGCTGCGCCGCTTGCAGTCGGCAAAAACCCTGGCGGCGCTGTACGACATCAGCGTGACCGAAATCCAGGCCATGACCGGTTACGACCGCGTACTCATTTATCGCTTCGAAGAAGAAGGTCACGGCCAGGTAATCGCCGAAGCATCCGCACCATCCATGGAACTGTTCAACGGGCTGTTCTTCCCCGCGTCTGACATCCCCGAGCAGGCCCGCGAGCTGTACCGCACCAACTGGTTGCGCATTATCCCGAACGCCGATTATGAGCCGGTGCCTCTGGTACCCAAGCTGCGCCCGGACACCGGAGAGCCGCTGGACTTGAGCTTCGCCACCCTGCGCAGCGTGTCGCCGATTCACTGCCAATACATGAAGAACATGGGCGTGTTGTCTTCCATGAGCATCTCGCTGATGAAGGGCGACAAGCTGTGGGGGCTGATCAGTTGCGGCAATCGCACGCCGCTGCTGGTGCCGAACGAGCTGCGTACCGCCTGCCAGACCATCGGCCAGGTGCTTTCGTTGCAGATCAGCGCCATGGAAGCCCTGGACCTGAGCCACCAGCGCGAAGAAAAAGTCGAAGCCCTGGCGCGGCTGGACAAGGCGATGAAAGCCACGGACAACAATGTGTTCGACGGCCTGGCCCAACAGCCGCAAGTGCTGATGGACCTCACTCTGGCGGGCGGCGTGGCGATCATCGAAGACAAACAGCTGCACCGCTACGGCAATTGCCCGGAGCCGGCACAGATCCGTGCCTTGCACAAATGGCTGCAGGCAAGCGGCGAGCCGGTGTTTGCCAGCCATAACCTGGCGGCGGTGTACCCGCCGGCGGCCGAGTTCCAGCAGGTGGCCAGCGGAGTCTTGGCCATGGCCCTGCCCAAGCCGGTGGACAACGGCGTGCTGTGGTTCCGCCCCGAAGTCAAAGAAAACATCAACTGGAGCGGCGACCCGAAAAAACCGCTGGACCTGGAAAACTCCGACGCCGGTATGCGCCTGCGTCCGCGCACGTCTTTTGAGATCTGGAAAGTGGAGATGGCCGGTATCTCGACTAAATGGAGCCATGGCGACCTGTTCGCCGCCAATGACCTGCGTCGCTCAGCGCTTGAGAACGACCTGGCTCGCCAGGTCAAGCGTGAGCAACAGGCCGTGCGCGCCCGTGATGACCTGGTGGCGGTGGTGTCCCACGACCTGCGCAATCCCATGACGGTCATCTCCATGCTCTGCGGCATGATGCAAAAAGCCTTCAGCTCCGAGGGCCCACACACTTCGCGGCGAATTTCCACGGCCATCGACACCATGCAACAGGCAGCCGGGCGCATGAATGTGCTGCTGGAAGACCTGCTCGACACCTCCAAAATCGAGGCCGGGCGCTACGTGGTCAAGCCGGTGGCGCTGGATGTGAGCCAGATGTTCGAGGAGGCCTACTCCTTGCTTGCGCCGTTGGCCATGGAAAAAGGCATTGACCTGTCGTTCAACGCCGAGCCGGGCCTGCAGATCAATGGCGACCCGGAGCGTTTGTTCCAGGTGCTGTCTAACCTGATCGGCAACGCCATCAAATTCACCCCGCGCCAGGGCAATATCGGCATCAGTGCCATGAGCAACGGCGAGGAAATCGTATTTTCGGTGCGCGACTCCGGCGAAGGCATTGCCCCCGAACAGTTGCCTTATGTGTTCGATCGTTACTGGACACAGACCGAAAACAATCCCACCGGCAGTGGACTGGGGCTGTATATCACCCAGGGCATTGTCCAGGCCCACGGCGGCGAGATCGTGGCTGAAAGCGAAGTGGGGCGTGGCAGCGAGTTCCGGTTCACGGTGCCGAAAGTGATCGGCGATTCGCATACCTGA
- a CDS encoding biliverdin-producing heme oxygenase — translation MLSQAHDVGAPSLLDALRTGTALLHVALEKRMPFFSERLDADWYQRLLQAYHGFYAPMEAALYASARIPNGFDAASRVKTPTLLSDLHALGLNDAAIHALPYCTALPRLDTPAACLGTLYVLEGATLGGQVLRREMARRLGIDADNGGAFLDVYGAETGRRWKDFLDYLGNQALDAKARQRAVDAARSTFSCFERWLDSQEVLL, via the coding sequence ATGCTTTCTCAGGCCCATGACGTTGGTGCGCCCTCCTTGCTTGACGCGTTACGCACAGGCACTGCCCTGCTGCATGTGGCGCTGGAGAAGCGCATGCCGTTTTTTTCCGAGCGCCTCGACGCCGACTGGTATCAGCGCCTGCTGCAGGCCTATCACGGGTTTTACGCGCCGATGGAAGCGGCGCTGTATGCCAGCGCCCGTATTCCTAACGGATTTGATGCCGCCTCGCGTGTGAAAACCCCGACACTGCTTTCTGATCTGCACGCATTGGGCCTGAACGACGCCGCCATCCACGCCCTGCCGTATTGCACCGCGCTGCCTCGCCTGGATACCCCGGCGGCCTGTCTCGGCACGCTCTACGTACTCGAAGGCGCAACCCTGGGCGGCCAGGTGCTGCGCCGGGAAATGGCTCGTCGCCTGGGCATCGACGCCGATAACGGTGGCGCGTTTCTGGATGTGTACGGCGCCGAGACGGGCCGACGCTGGAAAGATTTTCTCGACTATCTGGGCAACCAGGCGCTGGACGCCAAGGCCCGACAGCGCGCGGTTGACGCCGCGCGTTCGACATTCAGCTGCTTCGAGCGATGGCTCGACAGCCAGGAGGTACTGCTATGA
- a CDS encoding response regulator, whose product MAQPSILVLEDDEIIRALMVDVLEDFGAIVTSFPSADEGMIYLERENDPVDLIVSDIQMPGLLNGYDLSRVVAHRWPSVRVVLTSGNTKMAEELGGSVRFLPKPWSTEHLIECVQTALTQQGSSLH is encoded by the coding sequence ATGGCTCAGCCATCGATTTTAGTATTGGAAGACGACGAAATCATTCGGGCGTTGATGGTGGATGTGCTGGAGGATTTCGGCGCGATTGTGACGTCGTTTCCTTCAGCCGATGAAGGGATGATTTACCTCGAACGCGAGAACGACCCTGTGGACCTGATAGTCAGCGATATTCAAATGCCAGGGTTGCTCAATGGTTATGACTTGAGCCGCGTGGTTGCCCATCGGTGGCCTTCGGTGCGCGTGGTACTGACGTCGGGTAATACAAAAATGGCGGAAGAACTGGGCGGTTCCGTGCGTTTCCTGCCCAAGCCATGGAGCACCGAGCATCTGATCGAATGTGTGCAAACGGCGCTGACCCAGCAGGGTTCGTCGCTGCACTGA
- a CDS encoding c-type cytochrome: MKYAFLTLALILNSAPAFAAGDAEAGGRLFTKTCGGCHSIGEGARGGFGPQLNGIIGRPAGTTEDYQYSDAMKNSGVVWTREKLAAYIENPKKVVSGTRMIFWGISDQEKIENILAYLETFQPK, from the coding sequence ATGAAGTACGCCTTTCTGACCCTCGCCCTGATCCTCAACAGCGCCCCGGCCTTCGCCGCCGGGGATGCCGAAGCCGGCGGCAGACTCTTCACGAAAACCTGCGGCGGCTGCCACAGCATCGGCGAAGGCGCGCGTGGCGGTTTCGGCCCACAGCTCAATGGCATCATCGGCCGCCCCGCCGGCACCACTGAGGACTACCAGTACTCCGACGCGATGAAAAACTCCGGCGTGGTCTGGACCCGCGAAAAACTCGCCGCGTACATCGAGAACCCCAAGAAGGTGGTAAGCGGTACGCGGATGATTTTCTGGGGCATCAGCGATCAGGAGAAGATAGAAAATATCCTGGCGTATCTTGAGACGTTTCAGCCCAAGTAG
- a CDS encoding J domain-containing protein — protein sequence MPTPDCWQFLNLPPHTDERTLKHHYAKLLKLTRPDDDPVAFQRLREAYEQALNSVRARASAPVQTEDMMSSRFATHLAPGPTPSSLEHAFALLSDFDDSRVDDYWSRAQAQGCAAEFEQMLFQRCVDAPSGHLGLLTWGVEQRQWLTPWQQINSGGFPHQRLVHALTTALYDALEQLMKPGEQAFFYSHLERASRQGWLLDFEHRQGLQVHVLNLFMSHERWSPQLFQRVCRLFAWDAEGASVPIDTAQWRALVRRCEQQDWLHQLQTLAQQRELHPSAAANAAALFLMSAEPARQAQLAATFGEADWLACEQLSTAFSTHFGDLLGLFPNHNSWFWQELVGHRPLRHGVKRAACVLAICLALSQLSSESSLVPLLLMLPLYTLGGYVMAQVGKWLLTYWAAIAQSLHDVDQRLSRWCVRHNLTSDRRDLLIRNSGPLLGLGFVIWQWLGWLGLGTYAITGLIGVLQPESAVPAEREYRWRRPLQAIYRIAGLSRLQWLFCVMMIGVIVYLRLESPGTLLALGLRP from the coding sequence ATGCCCACCCCCGACTGCTGGCAGTTCCTCAACCTGCCCCCGCACACCGACGAGCGCACCCTCAAACACCACTACGCCAAGTTACTCAAGCTAACGCGCCCGGATGACGACCCCGTCGCCTTCCAGCGCCTACGCGAGGCTTACGAGCAGGCACTCAACAGCGTACGCGCCAGAGCATCCGCCCCCGTTCAAACCGAGGACATGATGTCGTCGCGGTTTGCCACGCACCTTGCGCCCGGCCCGACGCCCTCCTCCCTGGAACACGCCTTCGCACTGTTATCCGACTTCGACGACTCCCGTGTGGACGACTACTGGTCCCGAGCCCAGGCTCAAGGTTGTGCCGCCGAGTTCGAACAGATGTTGTTCCAGCGTTGTGTCGATGCGCCGAGCGGGCATTTGGGGTTGCTGACCTGGGGCGTGGAGCAGCGTCAATGGCTCACCCCGTGGCAGCAGATCAACAGCGGTGGCTTCCCCCATCAGCGGTTGGTACATGCGTTGACCACAGCGCTGTACGACGCGCTTGAACAACTGATGAAGCCGGGCGAGCAGGCGTTTTTCTATTCGCATCTGGAGCGTGCCAGTCGGCAGGGCTGGTTGCTGGATTTCGAGCATCGCCAGGGATTGCAGGTGCACGTGCTGAACTTGTTCATGAGCCATGAGCGTTGGTCGCCGCAACTCTTCCAGCGCGTGTGCCGGCTGTTCGCCTGGGACGCTGAAGGCGCGTCCGTCCCTATCGACACGGCGCAGTGGCGAGCCTTGGTCAGGCGCTGCGAGCAACAGGATTGGTTGCACCAGCTGCAGACCCTGGCGCAGCAACGTGAGCTACACCCCAGCGCGGCGGCCAACGCGGCGGCGTTGTTTCTGATGTCGGCGGAGCCTGCACGGCAAGCGCAGCTGGCGGCGACCTTCGGCGAGGCCGATTGGTTGGCGTGTGAGCAGTTGTCAACGGCATTCTCCACGCACTTTGGCGATCTGCTGGGGCTGTTTCCCAATCACAATTCATGGTTCTGGCAAGAACTTGTCGGCCATCGCCCGTTGCGCCATGGCGTCAAACGCGCGGCCTGTGTTTTGGCAATCTGCCTGGCGCTCAGCCAACTTTCCAGCGAGTCCAGCCTGGTTCCCCTGCTGCTGATGCTACCGTTGTATACGCTCGGCGGTTACGTGATGGCGCAGGTCGGCAAATGGCTGCTCACCTACTGGGCGGCCATTGCGCAAAGCCTGCATGACGTCGACCAACGCCTCAGCCGCTGGTGTGTGCGCCACAACCTGACCTCGGACCGTCGCGATTTGCTGATTCGTAACAGCGGTCCGTTACTGGGGCTTGGCTTTGTGATTTGGCAATGGCTCGGGTGGCTCGGGCTGGGCACTTATGCGATCACCGGGCTGATTGGCGTGTTGCAGCCGGAAAGTGCTGTGCCCGCCGAACGCGAATACCGCTGGCGCAGGCCGCTGCAGGCGATTTATCGGATCGCCGGCCTGAGTAGGTTGCAATGGCTGTTCTGCGTGATGATGATCGGTGTCATCGTCTACCTGCGGCTTGAAAGCCCTGGCACGCTGCTCGCCCTGGGCTTGCGGCCTTAA
- the queA gene encoding tRNA preQ1(34) S-adenosylmethionine ribosyltransferase-isomerase QueA → MRVADFTFELPDSLIARHPLAERRASRLLTLDGPSGALAHRQFTDLLEHLRPGDLMVFNNTRVIPARLFGQKASGGKLEILVERVLDSHRVLAHVRSSKSPKPGSSILIDGGGEAEMVARHDALFELKFAEEVLPLLERVGHMPLPPYIDRPDDDADRERYQTVYSQRLGAVAAPTAGLHFDQPLLEAIAAKGVETAYVTLHVGAGTFQPVRVENIEDHHMHSEWLEVSQDVVDAVNACKARGGRVVAVGTTSVRSLESAARDGVLKPFSGDTDIFIYPGRPFHVVDCLVTNFHLPESTLLMLVSAFAGYPETMAAYQAAIANEYRFFSYGDAMFITRNPAPRGPEEQL, encoded by the coding sequence ATGCGCGTTGCTGACTTTACTTTTGAGCTCCCTGATTCGCTGATCGCTCGCCACCCGTTGGCCGAGCGTCGCGCCAGTCGACTGCTGACCCTGGACGGGCCGAGCGGTGCCCTCGCACACCGTCAATTCACTGATTTGCTTGAGCATTTACGCCCGGGCGATTTGATGGTGTTCAACAATACCCGGGTGATTCCGGCGCGGCTGTTCGGCCAGAAAGCCTCCGGCGGCAAGCTGGAAATTCTGGTGGAAAGGGTGCTGGACAGCCATCGCGTGCTGGCCCATGTGCGCTCCAGCAAGTCGCCGAAACCAGGGTCGAGCATCTTGATCGATGGGGGTGGCGAAGCCGAGATGGTGGCGCGTCATGATGCCTTGTTCGAGCTCAAGTTCGCCGAGGAGGTCTTGCCGTTGCTGGAGCGCGTCGGCCATATGCCGTTGCCTCCTTATATAGACCGCCCGGATGACGACGCCGACCGCGAGCGCTACCAGACCGTGTACTCCCAGCGCCTGGGTGCGGTGGCCGCGCCGACCGCCGGGCTGCATTTCGACCAGCCGCTGCTTGAGGCGATCGCCGCCAAGGGCGTCGAGACCGCCTATGTCACCCTGCACGTGGGGGCCGGCACGTTTCAGCCGGTGCGTGTGGAGAACATCGAAGACCATCACATGCACAGCGAGTGGCTGGAGGTCAGCCAGGACGTGGTGGACGCAGTCAATGCGTGCAAAGCGCGCGGCGGGCGGGTGGTCGCGGTCGGCACCACCAGCGTGCGCTCCCTGGAAAGCGCGGCGCGCGATGGCGTGCTCAAGCCGTTCAGCGGCGACACGGATATCTTCATTTACCCAGGCCGGCCGTTCCATGTGGTCGATTGCCTGGTCACCAACTTCCATTTGCCGGAATCCACGCTGTTGATGCTGGTGTCGGCATTTGCCGGTTACCCCGAGACCATGGCCGCCTACCAGGCCGCCATCGCCAATGAGTACCGTTTTTTCAGCTACGGTGATGCGATGTTCATCACCCGTAACCCGGCGCCGCGCGGCCCGGAGGAACAACTATGA
- the tgt gene encoding tRNA guanosine(34) transglycosylase Tgt → MSFELLATDGKARRGRLTFPRGTVETPAFMPVGTYGTVKGMLPRDIVATGAEIILGNTFHLWLRPGTEVIKKHGDLHDFMKWQGPILTDSGGFQVFSLGAMRKIKEEGVTFASPVDGSKVFMGPEESMQVQRDLGSDIVMIFDECTPYPADEDVARVSMELSLRWAQRSKNAHGDNTAALFGIVQGGMHESLRKRSLEGLDKIGFDGLAIGGLSVGEPKHEMIKVLDYLPGLMPADKPRYLMGVGKPEDLVEGVRRGVDMFDCVMPTRNARNGHLFIDTGVLKIRNAFHRHDDSPLDPTCDCYTCQNFSRAYLHHLDKCGEMLGSMLNTIHNLRHYQVLMAGLREAIQQGTLAAFVDAFYAKRGLPVPPLD, encoded by the coding sequence ATGTCGTTTGAATTGCTGGCCACCGACGGCAAGGCCCGTCGCGGCCGCCTGACCTTCCCGCGCGGCACCGTGGAGACCCCGGCGTTCATGCCGGTCGGCACCTATGGCACCGTCAAGGGCATGCTGCCGCGCGACATCGTCGCCACCGGCGCCGAGATCATCCTCGGCAATACCTTCCACCTGTGGCTGCGCCCGGGCACGGAAGTGATCAAGAAGCATGGCGACCTGCATGATTTCATGAAGTGGCAAGGTCCGATCCTCACCGACTCCGGTGGCTTCCAGGTGTTCAGCCTGGGCGCCATGCGCAAGATCAAGGAGGAGGGCGTGACCTTCGCCTCTCCGGTCGACGGTTCCAAGGTGTTCATGGGCCCGGAAGAGTCGATGCAGGTGCAGCGCGACCTGGGCTCCGACATCGTGATGATTTTCGACGAATGCACTCCGTACCCGGCCGATGAAGATGTCGCGCGGGTGTCCATGGAGTTGTCGCTGCGTTGGGCCCAGCGCTCGAAGAACGCCCATGGCGACAATACGGCGGCGCTGTTCGGTATCGTCCAAGGTGGCATGCATGAAAGCCTGCGCAAGCGTTCGCTGGAAGGCCTCGACAAGATCGGTTTCGACGGCCTGGCCATTGGCGGTCTATCGGTGGGCGAGCCCAAGCACGAGATGATCAAGGTGCTGGATTACCTGCCGGGCCTGATGCCGGCTGACAAACCTCGTTACCTTATGGGCGTTGGCAAACCGGAGGATCTGGTAGAGGGTGTGCGCCGCGGTGTGGACATGTTCGATTGCGTGATGCCAACCCGTAATGCCCGCAATGGGCATCTGTTCATCGATACAGGCGTGCTGAAGATCCGTAACGCGTTCCATCGCCATGATGATTCGCCGCTGGATCCCACCTGTGACTGCTACACCTGCCAGAACTTCTCCCGTGCTTATCTGCACCACCTGGACAAGTGCGGGGAAATGCTGGGTAGCATGTTGAATACCATCCACAATTTGCGCCATTACCAAGTCCTGATGGCTGGTTTGCGCGAGGCTATTCAACAGGGTACATTGGCCGCCTTCGTCGATGCCTTCTATGCCAAGCGCGGGCTCCCTGTGCCGCCCTTGGACTGA
- the yajC gene encoding preprotein translocase subunit YajC: MSFFISNAMADAAAPAAAGPMGGGFEWIFLVGFLVIFYLMIWRPQAKRAKEQKNLLGSLQKGDEVVTTGGIAGKITKVSDAFVVLEVSDTVEMKFQKGAIAATLPKGTLKAI, translated from the coding sequence ATGAGCTTTTTTATCTCTAACGCCATGGCCGACGCCGCTGCGCCTGCCGCCGCGGGCCCTATGGGCGGTGGTTTCGAGTGGATTTTCCTGGTCGGCTTTCTGGTCATCTTCTACCTGATGATCTGGCGTCCACAGGCCAAGCGCGCCAAAGAGCAGAAGAACCTGCTGGGCAGCCTGCAGAAAGGCGACGAAGTCGTGACCACCGGCGGTATCGCCGGCAAGATCACCAAAGTGTCCGATGCTTTCGTGGTACTGGAAGTCTCCGATACCGTGGAAATGAAGTTCCAGAAGGGCGCCATCGCCGCCACGCTGCCTAAAGGCACGCTCAAAGCGATCTAA